In one Halofilum ochraceum genomic region, the following are encoded:
- a CDS encoding DUF5343 domain-containing protein, whose translation MESIGFKSSNDRTLLSVLKFIDFVDDSSVPTSRWRDYRGGNHKQVLANAIREGYRDLFDVYPDANDRTASEIEHVVSTNTSAGRQAVTKAVRTFHTLCAEADFTALGSDEPASTSTSNESDTGAGTVAAGSANTSAPSTSGPSLHVDIQVHISPEASADQIDQIFESMSKHLYKQ comes from the coding sequence TTGGAGTCGATAGGCTTTAAATCCAGCAACGATCGTACTCTCCTGTCCGTTCTAAAATTTATCGATTTCGTCGATGATTCGAGCGTACCCACATCGCGATGGAGAGACTATCGGGGTGGTAATCACAAGCAGGTTCTCGCGAATGCGATACGCGAGGGCTATCGGGATCTATTCGACGTCTACCCAGACGCCAACGATCGGACCGCTAGCGAAATCGAGCACGTTGTCAGCACAAACACATCGGCAGGGCGCCAGGCGGTCACGAAGGCAGTCCGCACGTTCCACACACTATGCGCGGAGGCAGATTTTACGGCTCTCGGGTCCGACGAGCCCGCGTCCACAAGTACCAGTAACGAGTCGGACACGGGCGCGGGCACGGTAGCCGCCGGGTCGGCGAACACGTCAGCGCCTAGTACGTCCGGGCCTTCTCTGCACGTGGATATACAGGTTCACATATCTCCGGAGGCATCCGCTGATCAAATCGATCAAATCTTCGAGAGCATGTCGAAGCACCTCTACAAGCAATGA